A stretch of DNA from Maridesulfovibrio sp.:
CGTGTTCAAGCACGGCATCCATGTTGCTGCGAACCTGGGATTCAATGCGGCTAAACTGTTTTTTAAGGTCGATAAAAGGGATATTCATGAGATTATTCTCCGTTAAAGGCACATGCTTATGTGTTTTAGACAACCTTCCAATTTGGTCGTCTTAAATAAATGTCGCGGGTTTTTTCAAATTCATCCGTGTTCAGGACCATTATTCTTATCTTGCGTTTTATGGCTTCTTCAGCCTTAAGGCAAAGGTCCCCGATGCGATTGGTATCGGTTTCGTCTCCGATAATGAGAACATCAATGATCCCGGAGTCGATTCCTTTGGCGTAATCATCCAGTATGTATACGGAATCAACGTCACCTATTGTGGAAAGGATGTATTCAAGAATCTGGTCAATGCCGATGTACTTGCGGACGATTGAACTTATTTCAGGGAAAAACGGATGGGTCGAGTTGGCGTTGTAGTAAATGTAACGCCCTTCTTTTTTCTTGTTCAGGTATCCTGCGTCACTTAGACCATCAAGTTCCTCTTTCATTGCATTCGGGGAAACATTGAATTCCGCCGCCAGTTCTCGTAGATACGATGAAACATCCGGGTTGAGAAAAAGCTTGAGCAGAAGCTTGATTCTTGTCTTTGATGTAAATAGTTCTTTCAACATGATGTGTTTTTGTTAGGTTATTCTGAACGAACTGTCAACGGAGACTTATTTTAAAATTCGGACCGCGTTATGTCTGATAAGTAAACTCATTAACTTGTCGAAGTTTCTTGCAATCTGATTGAATTTCTTCTGATCATCGTTTGAATTTGTAAATGGTTTTTTGTAAATATCTTCAAACGTTTTTAATAATATTTTGAACACAACAATTTTGCTTTCCGTGTTTTCTACAAGGGAGGCGA
This window harbors:
- a CDS encoding winged helix-turn-helix domain-containing protein codes for the protein MLKELFTSKTRIKLLLKLFLNPDVSSYLRELAAEFNVSPNAMKEELDGLSDAGYLNKKKEGRYIYYNANSTHPFFPEISSIVRKYIGIDQILEYILSTIGDVDSVYILDDYAKGIDSGIIDVLIIGDETDTNRIGDLCLKAEEAIKRKIRIMVLNTDEFEKTRDIYLRRPNWKVV